The Alternaria dauci strain A2016 chromosome 1, whole genome shotgun sequence genome window below encodes:
- a CDS encoding mitochondrial 37S ribosomal protein mS37, producing MVPKPQGTAVQSATHRPLPPLPKLRVRRPNKPEANPCLGAMSSVLGCWASSGYSVQGCAQLEQKLRQCMDAPRNPNQKKNNINYHLSRMYPKIVGPHKRD from the exons ATGGTACCCAAGCCCCAAGGAACAGCCGTGCAGTCGGCCACGCACCGACCCCTCCCGCCGCTACCAAAACTCCGCGTCCGACGACCGAACAAGCCAGAGGCGAACCCGTGTCTGGGAGCTATGTCATCAGTTTTGG GATGCTGGGCGTCTTCCGGCTATAGTGTGCAAGGCTGTGCACAGCTCGAGCAAAAGTTACGGCAGTGTATGGATGCGCCA CGAAACCCCAaccagaagaagaacaacATCAACTACCACCTCTCGAGAATGTACCCCAAGATTGTCGGTCCCCACAAGCGGGACTAG